One genomic window of Myxococcota bacterium includes the following:
- a CDS encoding Mov34/MPN/PAD-1 family protein gives MGIATDRIELDENLPPVAIPPRILHELYQHALDAQKALGEECCGLVLSDQGLRYGRVLRCRNQVTFLHQKSPSDFPRDGTSAYHMDEHDVLAASREAESRGEEITAVYHSHVGAGAYLSKLDLDYARHPLFPFPKADQIVISVYEGSVVESGIFLRSGLDFAAHRLEAEPA, from the coding sequence ATGGGCATCGCAACGGACCGCATCGAACTCGACGAGAACCTGCCGCCGGTGGCGATCCCGCCGCGGATTCTCCACGAGCTCTACCAACACGCACTCGACGCCCAGAAGGCGCTCGGCGAGGAGTGCTGTGGGCTGGTGCTGAGCGACCAGGGGCTGCGCTACGGGCGCGTGCTTCGCTGTCGCAACCAGGTGACCTTTCTGCATCAGAAGTCCCCCAGTGATTTCCCGCGCGACGGCACCTCGGCCTACCACATGGACGAGCACGACGTGTTGGCTGCCTCTCGCGAGGCCGAGAGCCGGGGCGAGGAGATCACGGCCGTCTACCACTCGCATGTCGGGGCCGGCGCCTACCTCTCGAAACTCGATCTCGACTACGCACGTCACCCCTTGTTTCCATTCCCGAAAGCCGACCAGATCGTGATCTCGGTCTACGAGGGATCGGTGGTCGAGAGCGGCATCTTCCTGCGCAGCGGGCTCGACTTCGCCGCCCATCGGTTGGAGGCCGAGCCCGCGTGA
- a CDS encoding ADP-ribosylation factor-like protein: MAKVRPESSEVNARIVYWGIEGAGKRTSLQGVYRKLRPDHRGEMREVPTRIDPGVTYTVLPIELGDVGGMRTRIEMIAMPSGAEHAPTRKQLLDEVDGVVLVLDSQAERAEENLASLEELSKALSDYARSIDEIPLVVQYNKRDLVDAFAIEDLHRRLGLAGATVFEAVATDGTGLLQALSTISKKVIRFLREQSMNGIPAAAMADPAEAPAAVPAQDPREAMEEAILAEANHPELLEANEGSDAAAIALEDQAWGEMPDDLDAPLGARIGANLSIVSVGEASRADARSVRIPLVLGDEDGETSSVVLTIRLDPLVDGNER, translated from the coding sequence ATGGCGAAAGTGCGACCCGAATCCAGCGAGGTCAACGCGCGCATCGTCTATTGGGGGATCGAGGGCGCGGGCAAGCGCACCAGTCTCCAGGGCGTCTACCGCAAGCTGCGCCCGGATCACCGCGGCGAGATGCGCGAGGTGCCGACCCGCATCGACCCCGGCGTCACCTACACGGTGCTCCCGATCGAGCTCGGCGACGTGGGCGGCATGCGCACGCGCATCGAGATGATCGCGATGCCGAGCGGCGCCGAGCACGCGCCCACCCGCAAGCAGCTCCTCGACGAGGTGGACGGCGTGGTGCTCGTGCTCGACTCCCAGGCCGAGCGCGCCGAGGAGAACCTCGCGAGTCTCGAAGAGCTCTCGAAGGCCCTGTCGGACTACGCGCGATCGATCGACGAGATCCCGCTGGTGGTCCAGTACAACAAGCGCGACCTCGTCGACGCCTTCGCGATCGAGGATCTCCACCGACGGCTCGGACTCGCCGGCGCGACCGTCTTCGAAGCCGTCGCCACCGATGGCACGGGTCTCTTGCAGGCCCTCTCCACGATTTCGAAGAAGGTCATCCGCTTCCTGCGCGAGCAGAGCATGAACGGCATTCCCGCGGCGGCGATGGCCGATCCCGCGGAAGCACCGGCTGCAGTTCCGGCCCAGGACCCGCGCGAGGCGATGGAGGAAGCCATCCTCGCCGAGGCCAACCACCCCGAGCTGCTGGAGGCGAACGAGGGTTCCGACGCCGCCGCCATCGCGCTCGAGGATCAGGCCTGGGGTGAGATGCCCGACGACCTCGACGCGCCGCTGGGCGCGCGCATCGGGGCGAACCTGTCGATCGTCTCGGTGGGCGAGGCCTCGCGGGCCGACGCGCGGAGCGTCCGGATCCCGCTCGTGCTCGGGGACGAAGACGGCGAAACGTCGAGCGTGGTCCTCACGATTCGACTCGATCCCCTGGTGGACGGAAACGAGCGCTGA
- a CDS encoding DEAD/DEAH box helicase, with the protein MAGFVESLAASTDYASVLAHRERLPADPPQWSEPFPEAFARLRPLLERRGIRALYTHQARALEGLEARRDVALATATASGKTLVYALATLRRALEDPRSRALYLFPLKALSRDQRRGLEADINALGRPDLRVAVYDGDTPQSERRRWRDEPPTVLITTPDMLHAGILPHHGSWRAFFEHLDLVVIDELHTYRGIFGAHVAQVMRRLDRVAHHHGAAPRWVAASATVANPGELAHSLTGRPFQVIEEDGAPRAERDVLLYKPQGSPYTLAARLFREAIGQGLRTIAFTKSRIVTELMHSWVIEAQPELESRISSYRAGFLPSERRDIERRLFDGSLSGVIATSALELGIDVGGLDVCILVGYPGSQVATWQRSGRVGRRGRAAIALVAQPDALDQYLVNHPAVFFERGFEHAVLDPHNPEIAAAHLPCAAAELPLREGERWLAEPELRANLAQQEEAGTLLRSDVQPEWFAARRQPHRDVSLRQAGSSFAILETRSGDATPELVGSIGAGNVYAECHEGAIYLHRGRQYHVQELDLEAHEVHVRGVRVPYYTRALSEKETEILARTRQRPAGNFQLVEGRVRVTTHITSYERRRVHGQDLLATEPLELPPTAFESTGVWLEMPPEIAVALEEADHHVMGGIHATEHAALSLFPLFALCDRHDVAGISYTRHPQLGRPAIFLYDSHAGGVGITTSLFDRIETLLETTLQMIADCPCEDGCPGCVHSPKCGSGNRPIDKAGSQLVLRLLLGHAPLPALPEPVPPPEEPPAEAVAETEATSAPRIVYFDIETQRSADDVGGWHNARLMRVAVAVTYDTSTDRYTHYHEADVPALLEQLRAADLVVGFNVLRFDYHVLRGYTDDTFDDLPTFDLLADVHRRIGFRLPMGHLAEETLGTPKSADGLQSLEWWKAGEVERVAEYCQRDVEILRGLFEHGLREGHLRFRTRDGERVRLPARWDLAELVERARHGDPYPPPRRRPRRGGSRSSKSTRAKTGSAPATRTRTRSPRA; encoded by the coding sequence GTGGCGGGCTTCGTCGAGTCCCTGGCCGCATCCACCGACTACGCATCAGTGCTGGCGCATCGCGAGCGTCTGCCGGCCGATCCGCCCCAGTGGTCCGAGCCGTTTCCCGAGGCGTTCGCACGCCTCCGGCCCCTCCTCGAACGACGCGGCATCCGCGCGCTGTATACCCACCAGGCGCGTGCGCTCGAAGGGCTCGAGGCCAGACGCGACGTCGCCCTCGCCACGGCGACGGCGAGCGGCAAGACCCTCGTCTACGCACTGGCCACCCTGCGGCGAGCGCTGGAAGACCCGCGTTCTCGGGCCCTCTACCTGTTCCCGCTGAAGGCGCTCTCCCGGGACCAACGCCGCGGGCTCGAAGCCGACATCAATGCGCTCGGCCGCCCCGACCTGCGCGTCGCCGTCTACGACGGAGACACCCCGCAGTCCGAACGCCGTCGCTGGCGCGACGAACCGCCGACCGTCCTGATCACGACGCCCGACATGCTCCACGCAGGCATCCTTCCCCACCACGGGTCCTGGCGCGCCTTCTTCGAGCACCTCGACCTCGTCGTGATCGACGAACTCCACACCTACCGCGGGATCTTCGGCGCCCACGTGGCCCAGGTGATGCGTCGCCTCGATCGGGTGGCCCACCACCACGGCGCCGCACCGCGCTGGGTGGCCGCGTCGGCCACCGTCGCCAACCCGGGCGAGCTCGCGCATTCCCTCACCGGCCGTCCCTTCCAGGTGATCGAAGAGGACGGAGCGCCGCGCGCCGAGCGCGACGTGCTCCTCTACAAGCCCCAGGGCTCGCCCTACACGCTGGCCGCCCGGCTGTTTCGCGAGGCCATCGGCCAGGGCCTCCGCACCATCGCCTTCACGAAATCGCGGATCGTGACCGAGCTCATGCACAGCTGGGTGATCGAGGCCCAGCCCGAGCTCGAGTCCCGCATCAGCAGCTACCGGGCGGGCTTCCTCCCGAGCGAACGACGCGACATCGAGCGTCGCCTCTTCGACGGCTCGCTCTCCGGCGTGATCGCGACCTCCGCCCTCGAGCTGGGGATCGATGTCGGCGGCCTCGACGTGTGCATCCTCGTCGGGTACCCGGGCAGCCAGGTGGCGACCTGGCAGCGCAGCGGGCGCGTCGGACGCCGCGGACGCGCCGCCATCGCGCTGGTCGCCCAGCCCGACGCGCTCGACCAGTACCTGGTGAACCACCCGGCCGTGTTCTTCGAGCGCGGCTTCGAGCACGCCGTCCTCGATCCGCACAACCCGGAGATCGCGGCCGCCCATCTGCCCTGCGCCGCAGCCGAGCTGCCCCTCCGCGAAGGCGAGCGCTGGCTCGCCGAGCCCGAACTGCGCGCGAACCTCGCCCAGCAGGAGGAGGCCGGCACGCTGCTGCGCAGCGACGTGCAGCCCGAGTGGTTCGCCGCACGTCGCCAGCCCCATCGCGACGTGAGCCTGCGCCAGGCGGGGTCGAGCTTCGCGATCCTCGAGACGCGTTCCGGCGACGCGACACCGGAGCTGGTCGGCTCGATCGGCGCCGGCAACGTCTACGCCGAATGCCACGAAGGCGCGATCTACCTCCACCGCGGACGCCAGTACCACGTGCAGGAACTCGACCTCGAAGCGCACGAGGTGCACGTGCGCGGCGTGCGCGTCCCCTACTACACGCGCGCGCTCTCCGAGAAGGAGACCGAGATCCTGGCCCGCACCCGCCAGCGCCCGGCGGGCAACTTCCAGCTCGTCGAAGGACGCGTGCGCGTCACCACCCACATCACGTCCTACGAGCGCCGCCGCGTACACGGCCAGGACCTGCTAGCGACCGAACCCCTCGAACTCCCGCCCACCGCCTTCGAGTCCACCGGCGTCTGGTTGGAGATGCCGCCCGAGATCGCGGTGGCGCTGGAGGAGGCCGACCACCACGTGATGGGCGGCATACACGCCACCGAGCACGCCGCACTCTCGCTCTTTCCGCTCTTCGCTCTCTGCGATCGCCACGACGTCGCCGGCATCTCCTACACGCGTCATCCCCAGCTCGGACGCCCGGCGATCTTCCTCTACGACTCCCACGCGGGCGGTGTCGGGATCACGACCAGCCTCTTCGACCGGATCGAGACGCTGCTCGAAACGACCCTGCAGATGATCGCCGACTGTCCCTGCGAAGACGGCTGCCCGGGCTGCGTCCATTCCCCGAAGTGCGGCAGCGGCAATCGCCCCATCGACAAAGCGGGGTCCCAGCTCGTGTTGAGGCTCCTGCTCGGGCATGCGCCCCTGCCGGCGCTGCCCGAACCCGTCCCGCCGCCCGAAGAACCCCCCGCCGAAGCCGTGGCGGAAACCGAAGCCACCTCGGCTCCACGGATCGTGTACTTCGACATCGAGACCCAGCGCAGCGCCGACGACGTGGGGGGCTGGCACAACGCGCGCCTGATGCGGGTCGCGGTCGCGGTGACCTACGACACGTCCACCGACCGCTACACCCACTACCACGAAGCGGATGTCCCGGCGCTGCTCGAGCAGCTGCGCGCCGCCGACCTCGTAGTCGGCTTCAACGTGCTCCGCTTCGACTACCACGTCCTGCGCGGCTACACCGACGACACCTTCGACGACCTGCCCACGTTCGATCTGCTGGCCGACGTCCACCGGCGGATCGGGTTCCGACTGCCGATGGGACACCTCGCCGAAGAGACCCTCGGCACGCCGAAGAGCGCCGACGGCCTGCAATCGCTCGAATGGTGGAAGGCCGGAGAGGTGGAACGCGTCGCGGAGTACTGCCAGCGCGACGTCGAGATCCTGCGCGGCCTCTTCGAACACGGCCTGCGCGAAGGTCACCTGCGCTTTCGCACGCGCGACGGCGAACGCGTGCGGCTACCGGCACGCTGGGATCTCGCCGAGCTGGTCGAACGCGCGCGCCACGGGGATCCCTATCCGCCGCCCCGGCGTCGACCGCGACGCGGCGGGTCGAGGAGTTCGAAGTCGACGCGGGCCAAGACCGGGTCGGCCCCGGCCACGCGCACGCGTACCCGGTCGCCGAGGGCGTAG
- a CDS encoding Rrf2 family transcriptional regulator, producing MWWVRRSVTLAAVRLSLQVQYAVCGAFDLAYNGHGEPVQVRVISERQGVPTRYLEQIFVRLRRAGLVHSKRGPGGGYTLARPAGTISLREVVEAVEGPLAETIAMNDEAPLAARGRRPDFVWSDLAGRLAEALEQTTLEDLCREALRRQLPREEGEAPMYFI from the coding sequence TTGTGGTGGGTACGGCGCTCGGTCACTCTGGCGGCCGTGCGGCTCTCGCTTCAAGTCCAGTACGCCGTGTGCGGGGCCTTCGACCTCGCCTACAACGGGCACGGCGAACCCGTCCAGGTGCGGGTGATCAGCGAACGGCAGGGGGTACCTACCCGTTACCTCGAGCAGATCTTCGTCCGCCTGCGGCGCGCCGGGCTCGTTCACAGCAAGCGCGGGCCCGGCGGCGGCTACACCCTCGCCCGACCGGCGGGCACGATCAGCCTGCGTGAGGTGGTCGAAGCGGTGGAGGGGCCCCTGGCCGAGACCATCGCGATGAACGACGAAGCCCCGCTCGCGGCCCGGGGCCGGCGGCCGGACTTCGTGTGGTCCGACCTCGCCGGCCGGCTCGCCGAGGCCCTCGAGCAGACGACTCTCGAGGACCTCTGCCGGGAGGCGCTGCGCCGCCAGCTGCCCCGCGAAGAGGGCGAAGCGCCGATGTACTTCATCTGA
- the fusA gene encoding elongation factor G has translation MKDVKVSDTHNFAIVGHSGDGKTSLGEALLHGAGATETLGSVAEGSSVLNHLPEEKERQTTITSSIYSYQAGDKAFTLVDTPGDSNFQADGQILLQSLDGAVLLVSGVDGAKVGTDRMFRFCRERNLPLVAYVNGLDRERSSFEEAVASLEAMEAKPVPLTLPIGAESALSGVVDLLAGKAITPGGEAEIPAELAEAAASAREELVENVAECDDLLLERYLEEGELTPEEIQQALVTGARSGQILPVLCGSATGQIGVGPLLQAIAEILPSAADRVESFASRDGEPLDPDPDTHFTAQVVKTSIDRYAGTLSIFRVVSGRIHPDTPVLDTTRESKERFGKLFLMQGDQHIEVPEAGPGDLVAVAKLKNVHTGDALTAEKGGVALPALNIPQGVISYAIQAKSKGDEDKVFSSLGRLVEEDPTIQLGRDPATGEFLLTGRGELHVRMTVSKLKRMFGVDVDLKTPKVPYRETIRKKAENVEGKLKKQSGGKGMFGVCYLTIEPLPRGEGIEFVDQIVGGAIPRNLIPAVEKGVVESSEAGPLAGYPVVDVRVRCIDGKHHSVDSNEMAFKLAGSFGFKNAIEAASPTLLEPVMDVHVSVPDTHVGDVMGDLSSRRGRVGTGTAQGASQVIEAQVPMSEMLEYASALTSITGGQGEFHMEFSHYDEAPANVRDKVIAEAQAAKSEDS, from the coding sequence GCGACACCCACAATTTCGCGATCGTGGGTCACTCGGGAGATGGCAAGACGTCACTGGGGGAAGCCCTCCTCCACGGCGCCGGTGCCACCGAAACGCTCGGCAGCGTCGCCGAAGGCAGCTCGGTCCTGAACCATCTCCCCGAGGAGAAAGAGCGGCAGACGACGATCACCTCGTCGATCTACAGCTACCAGGCCGGCGACAAGGCCTTCACCCTCGTCGATACCCCAGGCGATTCGAACTTCCAGGCCGACGGCCAGATCCTGCTCCAAAGCCTGGACGGTGCGGTGCTCCTCGTATCCGGGGTCGATGGCGCGAAGGTCGGCACCGACCGGATGTTCCGCTTCTGCCGCGAGCGGAACCTTCCGCTGGTGGCCTACGTGAACGGGCTCGACCGAGAGCGCTCCTCCTTCGAAGAAGCGGTGGCATCGCTCGAAGCGATGGAGGCGAAGCCCGTCCCCCTCACCCTGCCGATCGGCGCCGAGAGCGCGCTCTCCGGCGTCGTGGACCTGCTGGCCGGAAAGGCGATCACGCCGGGCGGTGAGGCGGAGATTCCGGCCGAGCTCGCCGAAGCAGCCGCTTCTGCGCGCGAGGAACTCGTCGAGAACGTGGCCGAGTGCGACGACCTGCTCCTCGAGCGCTACCTCGAAGAAGGCGAGCTGACACCCGAGGAGATCCAGCAGGCCCTGGTCACCGGGGCGCGCTCGGGCCAGATCCTGCCCGTGCTGTGTGGCTCGGCCACGGGCCAGATCGGCGTGGGGCCCCTCCTGCAGGCCATCGCCGAGATCCTGCCGTCGGCCGCCGATCGCGTCGAGAGCTTCGCCAGCCGCGACGGCGAGCCCCTGGACCCGGACCCGGACACCCACTTCACCGCCCAGGTTGTGAAGACCAGCATCGACCGCTACGCCGGCACGCTGTCGATCTTCCGGGTCGTGAGCGGGCGGATCCACCCGGACACACCCGTCCTGGACACCACCCGCGAGAGCAAGGAGCGCTTCGGAAAGCTCTTCCTGATGCAGGGCGACCAGCACATCGAGGTGCCCGAAGCCGGCCCCGGCGATCTGGTGGCCGTGGCCAAGCTGAAGAACGTCCACACGGGCGACGCCCTCACCGCCGAGAAGGGGGGCGTGGCACTGCCCGCCCTGAACATTCCCCAGGGTGTCATTTCCTATGCCATCCAGGCGAAATCAAAGGGCGACGAGGATAAAGTTTTCAGCTCGCTCGGCCGACTCGTGGAGGAAGATCCGACGATTCAGCTCGGGCGCGATCCGGCCACGGGGGAATTCCTCCTCACCGGACGCGGCGAGCTCCACGTCCGGATGACGGTCAGCAAGCTCAAGCGGATGTTCGGCGTCGATGTCGACCTCAAGACGCCCAAGGTCCCCTACCGCGAGACGATCCGGAAGAAGGCCGAGAACGTCGAGGGGAAGCTCAAGAAGCAAAGCGGCGGGAAGGGGATGTTCGGAGTCTGCTACCTCACCATCGAGCCCCTGCCCCGCGGCGAAGGGATCGAGTTCGTCGACCAGATCGTCGGCGGCGCGATTCCGCGCAATCTGATCCCCGCGGTCGAGAAGGGGGTCGTCGAGAGCTCGGAAGCGGGCCCATTGGCCGGCTACCCGGTGGTCGACGTCCGCGTGCGCTGCATCGACGGCAAACACCACTCGGTCGACTCGAACGAGATGGCGTTCAAGCTAGCCGGGTCCTTCGGCTTCAAGAACGCCATCGAGGCCGCGTCGCCGACCCTGCTCGAGCCGGTGATGGACGTACACGTCTCGGTGCCGGATACCCACGTGGGCGACGTGATGGGTGACCTGTCGAGCCGCCGCGGTCGCGTCGGGACGGGAACGGCCCAGGGCGCATCCCAGGTGATCGAAGCACAGGTTCCGATGTCGGAGATGCTGGAATACGCGAGCGCGCTGACCAGCATCACCGGCGGACAGGGCGAGTTCCACATGGAGTTCTCCCACTACGACGAAGCCCCCGCCAACGTGCGGGACAAGGTGATCGCAGAAGCCCAGGCCGCGAAGAGCGAAGACTCCTAG
- a CDS encoding sensor domain-containing diguanylate cyclase: MRKRIGIFGATDEALALIPLLEGNATVEIVTVVDPDALRLLERLPELEPSVAATLENTLCQDPEELLDPSLHAVIDASTGTPFSERFPQALERELQIVSPLTARLLWGLGVPLEERKSELLQALHEVVDSYNLTVDADALFVRMLEIAIGVIGADGGSLMLLDPEQQALSVRVAVGLEPELWPKIRVPLGEGIAGRVAAEGRSLRLRGKADRHRFRIVRERLDVESALSVPLVQSGRILGVLNLHHRTRSDAFSEEDLAFTEELARLDAQIILRSQEHAALRSQAARYAAVREVASIMGSSGPLSDRLRRLCAFVAERVGGGIANLYQMDPAEGGLRLAATSLAGGHLGGEYRVQVGQGIDGRVAENRSPAFLRQADGTIDYAALPLAVGDAMAGVLSVQSGSPAPRGRAAEEMLLEIAASAAEEIVHAEREARMTARANMANAINEAGVRMIGTTDSSEVLRLGTSSAAMVLEADHAVLRLQDAETRRYVIRSYFGSADGPLQERLFRLDKDVSVEVLKRRGPIRVADVAASPHLTDPGTGVRSLVAAPLHRRGRVIGTLALYDKIANDRFYAGRFSEEDAQVFEQFVSTLERALSNALFYEQSRRFRNFDEDTGLPNAAYLEQRVREEIARVGPREGGLALAVARIENLAAVERAGDPVKASRVIQRIVDALRGHARDFDVISRVDDDEFAVLLPDPGHDPAQRILDFARAVAEDVTKDEALNTPERIALAFGYAIHPGDGTDAASLLARARDPRIHMV; this comes from the coding sequence ATGCGCAAGCGGATCGGCATCTTCGGAGCCACCGACGAGGCTCTCGCGCTGATCCCGCTCCTCGAGGGGAACGCCACGGTGGAGATCGTCACCGTGGTCGATCCGGACGCGCTCCGACTGCTGGAGCGCCTGCCCGAACTCGAGCCGAGCGTTGCCGCGACGCTCGAGAACACGCTCTGCCAGGATCCCGAGGAGCTGCTCGATCCCTCGCTGCACGCGGTGATCGACGCGTCCACCGGGACCCCGTTCAGCGAGCGCTTCCCGCAAGCCCTGGAACGCGAACTCCAGATCGTCTCGCCGCTGACCGCGCGACTGCTCTGGGGCCTCGGCGTCCCGCTCGAAGAGCGGAAGTCCGAGCTGCTCCAGGCCCTCCACGAGGTCGTCGACTCCTACAACCTGACCGTCGACGCCGACGCCCTCTTCGTCCGCATGCTCGAGATCGCCATCGGCGTGATCGGCGCGGACGGCGGTTCGCTGATGCTCCTGGATCCCGAGCAGCAGGCCCTATCGGTTCGCGTGGCGGTCGGACTGGAGCCCGAGCTGTGGCCGAAGATCCGCGTGCCGCTGGGCGAGGGCATCGCCGGGCGCGTCGCGGCCGAGGGTCGCTCGCTGCGTCTCCGCGGCAAAGCGGATCGTCACCGATTCCGGATCGTGCGCGAGCGACTCGACGTCGAATCGGCGCTGTCGGTGCCGCTGGTGCAGAGCGGCCGCATCCTCGGCGTCCTCAACCTCCACCACCGCACGCGCTCCGACGCGTTCAGTGAAGAGGACCTGGCGTTCACCGAAGAGTTGGCGCGCCTCGACGCCCAGATCATTCTGCGCTCTCAGGAGCACGCGGCCCTGCGCAGCCAGGCGGCGCGCTACGCCGCCGTGCGCGAAGTGGCGTCGATCATGGGAAGCTCGGGTCCCCTCTCGGACCGCCTGCGTCGTCTGTGTGCGTTCGTCGCCGAACGCGTGGGCGGCGGCATCGCCAACCTCTACCAGATGGATCCCGCCGAGGGCGGCCTGCGCCTCGCCGCGACCTCCCTCGCCGGCGGACACCTGGGCGGCGAGTACCGCGTCCAGGTCGGTCAGGGCATCGACGGCCGCGTGGCCGAGAACCGCAGCCCCGCCTTCCTGCGCCAGGCCGACGGCACCATCGACTACGCCGCCCTGCCCCTCGCCGTGGGCGACGCGATGGCCGGGGTGCTCTCGGTGCAATCGGGCTCGCCGGCGCCGCGCGGTCGCGCCGCCGAAGAAATGTTGCTCGAGATCGCCGCCAGCGCGGCGGAAGAGATCGTCCACGCCGAGCGCGAGGCCCGCATGACCGCGCGCGCGAACATGGCCAACGCCATCAACGAGGCCGGCGTGCGCATGATCGGCACTACGGATTCCTCGGAAGTGCTGCGCCTCGGCACCTCCTCGGCGGCCATGGTGCTCGAAGCCGACCACGCCGTCTTGCGCTTGCAGGACGCCGAGACGCGCCGCTACGTGATTCGCTCCTACTTCGGCTCGGCCGACGGGCCGCTCCAGGAGCGCCTGTTCCGCCTCGACAAGGACGTGTCCGTCGAAGTGCTGAAGCGACGCGGACCGATCCGGGTGGCCGATGTCGCGGCCAGCCCCCACCTCACCGATCCCGGCACCGGGGTCCGATCCCTGGTCGCCGCCCCGCTCCACCGCCGTGGCCGGGTGATCGGCACCCTCGCGCTCTACGACAAGATCGCGAACGATCGCTTCTACGCCGGCCGCTTCAGTGAAGAGGACGCCCAGGTCTTCGAGCAGTTCGTCTCGACCCTGGAGCGGGCGCTCTCGAACGCCCTCTTCTACGAGCAGAGCCGCCGCTTCCGCAACTTCGACGAAGACACCGGCCTCCCGAACGCCGCCTACCTCGAACAGCGCGTGCGCGAAGAGATCGCGCGGGTCGGACCGCGCGAGGGGGGCCTGGCGCTGGCCGTCGCACGCATCGAGAACCTGGCGGCGGTCGAACGCGCCGGCGACCCGGTGAAAGCCAGTCGCGTCATCCAGCGCATCGTCGACGCCCTCCGCGGTCACGCCCGCGACTTCGACGTGATCAGCCGCGTCGACGACGACGAGTTCGCCGTGCTGCTTCCCGACCCGGGCCACGACCCGGCCCAGCGCATCCTCGACTTCGCCCGGGCGGTCGCCGAGGACGTCACCAAGGACGAGGCGCTGAACACCCCCGAGCGCATCGCGCTGGCCTTCGGCTACGCCATCCACCCCGGTGACGGGACGGACGCGGCATCGCTGCTGGCCCGCGCGCGCGACCCGCGCATCCACATGGTCTAG
- the ald gene encoding alanine dehydrogenase, with product MRIGVPKETKVLEFRVGMVPDGVAALSRAGHEVWIEAGAGAGSGFADAEYEARGAKIVDREAAWSAELVVKVKEPQPDEVPLMQRGQVLFTYLHLAPNPELTHALLAADVIGVAYETIRSPDGTFPVLAPMSEVAGRLAAQIGVTLLQKDRGGKGILVGGVPGVLRGRVSVIGGGIVGINAARVAHALGAEVDVLDIDLQRLTYLYDIFRGELNTLYANTANIERSVVTSDLVIGAVYIAGRRAPTIVTEAMIEAMQPGSVVADVAVDQGGCVETIRPTTHADPTYLVHDVIHYGVANMPGAVPRTSTQALTNTTLPYIERIAGAGIDAALAAEPALALGTNVYRGKLVHPGVADATELPLTPLKELVPGTFEAPAS from the coding sequence ATGCGCATCGGCGTTCCGAAGGAAACGAAGGTCCTCGAGTTCCGGGTCGGCATGGTCCCGGACGGCGTGGCGGCGTTGTCACGGGCCGGCCACGAGGTCTGGATCGAGGCGGGTGCCGGCGCGGGGTCGGGCTTCGCGGACGCCGAGTACGAGGCGCGCGGCGCCAAGATCGTCGACCGCGAGGCCGCCTGGTCGGCCGAACTCGTGGTGAAGGTGAAGGAGCCCCAGCCCGACGAAGTGCCGCTGATGCAGCGCGGCCAGGTGCTGTTCACCTATCTGCACCTGGCGCCGAACCCGGAGTTGACCCACGCCCTGCTCGCGGCCGACGTGATCGGGGTCGCCTACGAAACGATTCGCAGCCCGGACGGGACCTTCCCGGTGTTGGCGCCGATGAGCGAAGTCGCGGGACGCCTGGCCGCCCAGATCGGCGTGACCCTCCTCCAGAAGGACCGCGGCGGCAAAGGCATCCTGGTCGGCGGCGTGCCGGGCGTGCTGCGCGGTCGCGTATCGGTGATCGGGGGCGGCATCGTCGGGATCAATGCCGCCCGGGTGGCGCATGCCCTGGGCGCCGAGGTCGACGTCCTCGACATCGATCTCCAGCGCCTCACCTACCTGTACGACATCTTTCGGGGCGAGCTCAACACGCTCTACGCCAACACGGCGAACATCGAGCGTTCGGTCGTCACGAGCGACCTGGTGATCGGCGCCGTCTACATCGCGGGCCGGCGCGCGCCGACAATCGTGACCGAAGCGATGATCGAGGCGATGCAGCCGGGTTCGGTCGTGGCCGATGTCGCGGTCGACCAGGGCGGCTGCGTCGAGACGATCCGCCCGACCACCCACGCCGACCCGACCTATCTGGTGCACGACGTCATCCACTACGGCGTGGCGAACATGCCCGGGGCCGTACCGCGGACCTCGACCCAGGCGCTGACGAACACGACCCTGCCCTACATCGAGCGTATCGCCGGGGCGGGCATCGATGCCGCCCTGGCGGCCGAGCCCGCGCTGGCGCTCGGCACCAACGTGTACCGCGGGAAGCTCGTACACCCTGGCGTGGCGGATGCGACGGAGCTGCCGCTGACGCCTTTGAAGGAGCTCGTCCCCGGGACCTTCGAGGCCCCCGCGAGCTAG